A part of Paenarthrobacter sp. A20 genomic DNA contains:
- the speB gene encoding agmatinase, translated as MTTHKPIGPVDATKVPRFAGLGTFARLPQIDRVPDYDIAIVGVPFDGGTSFRPGARFGPAAVREASRLLRPGYHPELDVEPVYEAQVVDAGDIACTPYDITRAVREIEEQALPLMSEDKRLISIGGDHTIALPMLRALNKVHGPVALLHFDAHLDTWDTYFDQPITHGTIFRRAFEEGLLVEDKSMHVGIRGPVYDRNDFLRDHEFGFQIIRCSDLDVIGVPAAIQRVKDRLGDTPVYVSIDIDVLDPAFAPGTGTPEMGGLHSRELLALLRGLNGINIVGADVVEVAPAYDHADITTVAAATLVFDLLGLMVNRSKADTAVVRELASASRTAS; from the coding sequence ATGACAACGCACAAGCCCATCGGCCCTGTCGACGCCACCAAAGTCCCCCGGTTTGCTGGCCTCGGCACCTTCGCCCGTCTCCCCCAAATCGACCGCGTTCCCGACTACGACATTGCGATCGTGGGCGTCCCGTTCGACGGCGGAACCTCCTTCCGGCCCGGCGCCCGTTTCGGCCCTGCCGCAGTCCGCGAGGCCTCGCGCCTCCTGCGCCCCGGGTACCACCCGGAGCTCGACGTTGAACCGGTGTACGAAGCCCAAGTGGTGGATGCCGGCGACATCGCCTGCACCCCCTACGACATCACCCGGGCCGTCCGTGAGATCGAAGAGCAGGCATTGCCATTGATGAGCGAGGACAAGCGGCTCATCTCGATCGGTGGCGACCACACCATCGCCCTGCCCATGCTGCGGGCGTTGAACAAGGTCCACGGTCCGGTGGCGCTGCTGCACTTCGACGCGCACCTGGACACTTGGGACACCTATTTCGACCAGCCCATCACGCATGGAACCATCTTCCGTCGGGCTTTCGAAGAAGGCCTGCTGGTGGAGGACAAGTCGATGCACGTGGGTATCCGCGGCCCGGTCTATGACCGCAACGACTTCCTCCGCGACCACGAATTCGGCTTCCAGATCATCCGCTGCTCGGACCTGGACGTTATTGGCGTCCCGGCAGCAATCCAGCGTGTGAAGGACAGGCTCGGCGATACCCCCGTTTACGTTTCCATCGACATTGACGTGCTGGACCCGGCCTTCGCCCCCGGCACGGGCACCCCGGAGATGGGCGGGCTTCACTCCCGCGAGCTCCTGGCTTTGCTCCGCGGGCTGAACGGCATCAACATCGTGGGTGCCGACGTCGTGGAAGTCGCCCCGGCGTACGACCATGCGGACATCACCACGGTCGCCGCGGCCACCCTTGTCTTCGACCTCCTGGGGCTCATGGTGAACCGCAGCAAAGCAGACACCGCCGTTGTTCGTGAACTCGCTTCAGCATCCCGGACCGCGTCATGA
- a CDS encoding cytosine permease: MSTAPTTEVPRLEDKTIQPIPANERHGKARDLFTIWFGSNIMIMTIVTGGLATTVFGLGFVPAIVGIIIGNVVGGIFMALHSAQGPQLGVAQMIQTRGQFGSFGALLIVVIVVVMYVGFFAANLVFGGEAMAAVSPGISVDAGIIIIGVVSVIATIFGYRLIHAYARVLSVAAGLALLLAFGWILVVHGLPGNFLETGNFNWVGFMGTISVSALWQLAYAPYVSDYSRYMPQGTGSAPAFWASYSGCVLGTLFPMILGALVGTLAVSMSTGDVEIVGSLGALLQPWTLIIVGIFCLGVAASNAMNLYCGVLCTLTIGQTFKPSWLPRAKTRSIAAIILFVVAVSIALFARDNFILFYTNFLSFLMYVLVPWTAINLVDYYLLRHGDYRVEDFFKRDGGVYGRFNWVAIGSYVAGALIQVPFSATAIYTGPLAAAMGGVDISWIVGLVVVAPLYYFAARLFGKKTEAAPFPATALTPDLI, from the coding sequence ATGAGCACCGCGCCAACAACTGAGGTCCCGCGGCTCGAGGACAAGACCATCCAGCCGATCCCGGCCAACGAGCGCCATGGCAAAGCCCGCGACCTCTTCACCATCTGGTTCGGCTCCAACATCATGATCATGACCATCGTGACCGGCGGACTCGCCACCACGGTGTTCGGCTTGGGCTTCGTCCCGGCGATCGTGGGCATCATCATCGGCAACGTGGTGGGTGGCATCTTCATGGCGCTGCACTCGGCCCAAGGCCCTCAGCTGGGTGTGGCCCAGATGATCCAGACCCGTGGCCAGTTCGGCTCCTTCGGGGCTCTGTTGATCGTGGTCATCGTGGTGGTCATGTACGTCGGCTTCTTCGCGGCGAACCTCGTGTTCGGTGGCGAAGCAATGGCAGCTGTGAGCCCAGGCATCAGTGTTGACGCGGGCATCATCATCATCGGCGTCGTCAGCGTCATCGCCACGATTTTCGGCTACCGACTCATCCACGCCTATGCACGTGTCCTCAGCGTTGCCGCTGGGCTGGCACTGTTGCTGGCCTTCGGCTGGATCCTGGTGGTCCACGGATTGCCCGGCAACTTCCTGGAGACGGGCAACTTCAACTGGGTCGGCTTCATGGGGACCATCTCCGTCTCCGCCCTGTGGCAGCTGGCCTACGCCCCTTACGTCTCGGACTACTCCCGCTACATGCCGCAAGGCACGGGCTCGGCTCCGGCGTTCTGGGCCTCCTACTCAGGCTGTGTCCTGGGAACCCTGTTCCCCATGATTCTCGGCGCTTTGGTGGGAACGCTCGCCGTCTCCATGAGCACCGGCGACGTCGAAATCGTCGGAAGCCTGGGCGCCCTGCTCCAACCATGGACACTGATCATCGTGGGCATCTTCTGCCTGGGCGTAGCGGCCTCGAACGCCATGAACCTGTACTGTGGCGTCCTCTGCACCCTCACCATCGGGCAAACCTTCAAGCCTTCCTGGTTGCCACGGGCCAAGACGCGCAGCATTGCCGCGATCATCCTCTTCGTCGTCGCCGTCTCCATCGCCCTGTTTGCCCGCGACAACTTCATCCTCTTCTACACCAACTTCCTCTCCTTCCTCATGTACGTCCTGGTTCCCTGGACGGCCATCAACCTGGTGGACTACTACCTCCTGCGGCACGGCGACTACCGGGTTGAAGACTTCTTCAAGCGCGACGGCGGCGTGTACGGGCGGTTCAATTGGGTCGCCATCGGCTCCTACGTAGCAGGCGCCCTCATCCAGGTCCCCTTCTCGGCCACCGCCATCTACACCGGCCCGCTGGCCGCGGCGATGGGCGGCGTGGATATCTCATGGATCGTCGGCCTCGTCGTCGTCGCTCCCCTCTATTACTTCGCGGCCCGGCTGTTCGGCAAGAAGACAGAAGCCGCCCCCTTTCCCGCCACTGCACTCACCCCGGACCTGATCTGA
- a CDS encoding aldehyde dehydrogenase family protein, whose protein sequence is MTTQTEQFTVRRATTGSSQIDSVPALPLPLPPAGHFINGSFVPGSSGQSIDVVDPTTEAVIASVLAGTADDVDVAVAAAVVAQKTWGATTPKERADVLNLIANIIEENRAAFEVIESANTGKPQAVSEDDVSSTIDTFRFMAGASRTLTSMAGGDYATDHTSVILREPVGVVGVITPWNYPLLMAAWKIAPILAAGNSIVIKPSEQTPLSTLKLVEMLAGRIPDGILNVVTGRGRTVGQRLSEHPDIALVALTGSVVSGQAVAETAAKSVKRVHLELGGKAPVVVFPDADLRAAAAGVRNAGFWNAGQDCGAACRVLVHESVAEEFTEHLVREVSTLVVGAPDAGDDVEIGPMISLPHYERVKESLAEAREAGLNVALGGSALEGPGYFIEPTVISNVPAGAHIATHEIFGPVVTVETFSTTEEAVTRANESPYGLSASVWTRDSSLSLRIPKQLDFGTVWVNAHLVLACEVPWGGFKGSGYGRDLSLYALDDYSRTKHVMINHGA, encoded by the coding sequence ATGACCACCCAGACCGAACAGTTCACCGTCCGACGCGCCACCACCGGTTCTTCACAGATCGACAGCGTCCCTGCCCTGCCGTTGCCCCTGCCTCCGGCGGGCCACTTCATCAACGGTTCCTTCGTCCCCGGCTCTTCGGGCCAGTCCATCGACGTCGTGGATCCCACCACCGAGGCTGTCATCGCTTCAGTGCTGGCCGGCACGGCCGATGATGTCGACGTCGCTGTTGCCGCCGCCGTCGTGGCCCAAAAGACCTGGGGTGCCACCACCCCGAAGGAACGCGCGGATGTCCTGAACCTCATCGCGAACATCATCGAGGAGAACCGCGCGGCTTTCGAGGTCATCGAGTCAGCCAACACCGGCAAACCGCAGGCCGTGTCCGAGGACGATGTCTCCAGCACCATCGACACCTTCCGGTTCATGGCCGGGGCCTCACGCACCCTGACCTCCATGGCCGGCGGCGACTACGCCACGGACCACACCTCCGTGATCCTCCGTGAACCCGTGGGCGTAGTGGGCGTCATCACCCCGTGGAACTACCCGCTGCTGATGGCCGCATGGAAGATCGCGCCCATCCTCGCAGCCGGTAACAGCATCGTCATCAAGCCTTCCGAGCAGACTCCGCTGTCCACGTTGAAGCTGGTGGAAATGCTGGCCGGACGCATTCCGGATGGCATCCTCAACGTCGTCACCGGACGCGGCCGGACTGTGGGGCAGAGGCTGTCCGAGCACCCGGACATTGCCTTGGTCGCACTGACCGGCAGCGTCGTCAGCGGCCAGGCAGTGGCCGAAACCGCCGCGAAGTCCGTCAAGCGCGTGCACCTGGAACTCGGCGGCAAGGCTCCTGTTGTCGTCTTCCCCGACGCCGACCTCCGCGCAGCCGCTGCCGGTGTACGCAATGCCGGCTTCTGGAACGCCGGCCAGGATTGCGGCGCTGCCTGCCGCGTCCTGGTTCACGAGTCCGTGGCCGAAGAGTTCACGGAACACCTGGTACGCGAAGTCAGCACCTTGGTGGTCGGAGCCCCCGATGCAGGCGACGACGTCGAAATCGGCCCCATGATCTCCCTCCCGCACTACGAACGGGTCAAGGAATCGCTGGCTGAGGCCCGCGAGGCTGGCCTCAACGTGGCTCTTGGCGGTTCGGCGCTGGAAGGTCCCGGCTACTTTATCGAGCCCACGGTCATCAGCAACGTGCCGGCCGGTGCACACATCGCCACGCACGAGATCTTCGGCCCCGTCGTCACGGTGGAAACCTTCAGCACCACCGAGGAAGCCGTGACCCGGGCCAATGAGAGCCCCTACGGCCTGTCAGCCTCGGTGTGGACGCGCGATTCAAGCCTTTCCCTCCGCATACCCAAGCAGTTGGACTTCGGCACGGTGTGGGTCAATGCGCACCTTGTCCTGGCGTGCGAGGTACCGTGGGGCGGATTCAAGGGTTCCGGCTACGGCCGCGACCTCTCGCTCTACGCCCTGGATGACTACTCGCGCACCAAGCACGTCATGATCAACCACGGCGCGTGA
- a CDS encoding D-arabinono-1,4-lactone oxidase translates to MTTHVSRASGVPAAATPTAPFATDATWTNWGGNQSATPAFTVRPRNEQEALDAVRFAIREGLPVRAVGSGHSSSPLVQTGGVLMDMSGLSAITGTDQPGRRARALAGTTINAFGDALWEKGLALSNQGDIDKQQIAGALATSTHGSGKDLGSFSSKLRWVKLINGYGEIVEIGEGQLRELRAAQTALGTLGIFLEVELAVEDSYYLQEQITYPTWAETAATWQADIDDNRHYSFLWCPEDDSCELLDLPGSPDHSMGGRSYTKRYNVASVHDESQLSTVEGARLDRSYRIYPGGFTTQFHELEYFVRSEDGLVAVEAIQDLIRSKYPEQKYPVEVRWVKSDDAYMSQFQGRDSTVITLTTEPGTDYWQFFRDADAVLQEFEPRAHWGKIHFMTRSRLERLYPELDTFIQVRREFDPRGMFLNDHTRALLA, encoded by the coding sequence ATGACAACTCATGTTTCCCGGGCATCGGGCGTACCGGCCGCAGCCACTCCCACAGCCCCCTTCGCCACAGACGCCACCTGGACCAACTGGGGCGGGAACCAAAGCGCGACCCCCGCCTTTACCGTTCGGCCCAGGAATGAACAAGAAGCGCTCGACGCCGTCCGATTCGCCATCCGCGAAGGCTTGCCTGTGCGGGCGGTCGGCTCAGGGCACTCCTCCTCACCGTTGGTCCAGACCGGCGGCGTGCTGATGGACATGTCCGGGCTCTCAGCCATTACGGGCACTGACCAGCCCGGACGCCGGGCCCGTGCGCTTGCCGGCACCACCATCAACGCTTTCGGGGATGCCCTGTGGGAGAAGGGACTGGCGCTCAGCAACCAGGGCGACATCGACAAGCAGCAGATCGCCGGCGCCTTGGCCACCAGCACCCACGGATCCGGTAAGGATTTGGGCAGCTTCTCCTCCAAACTGCGCTGGGTGAAGCTGATCAACGGCTACGGCGAAATCGTGGAGATCGGCGAGGGCCAGCTCCGCGAACTCCGTGCCGCACAGACAGCGCTGGGAACGTTGGGGATCTTCCTGGAAGTCGAGTTGGCCGTTGAAGACAGCTATTACCTGCAGGAACAGATCACCTACCCAACGTGGGCGGAAACCGCGGCCACGTGGCAGGCCGACATCGACGACAACCGCCACTACTCGTTCCTCTGGTGCCCTGAGGACGACTCTTGTGAGCTGCTGGACCTCCCCGGCTCGCCGGACCACAGCATGGGTGGCCGCAGCTACACCAAGCGGTACAACGTCGCATCCGTCCACGACGAAAGCCAGCTCTCCACCGTTGAGGGTGCCCGACTGGACCGTTCCTACCGGATCTACCCCGGCGGCTTCACCACACAGTTCCACGAACTGGAGTACTTCGTCCGCAGCGAGGACGGTTTGGTGGCCGTCGAGGCCATCCAGGACCTGATCCGCAGCAAGTATCCCGAGCAGAAGTACCCCGTTGAGGTCCGCTGGGTGAAGTCCGACGACGCCTACATGTCCCAATTCCAAGGCCGCGACAGCACCGTCATCACGCTGACCACCGAGCCCGGGACCGACTACTGGCAGTTCTTCCGCGACGCCGACGCCGTGCTCCAGGAATTCGAGCCGCGCGCCCACTGGGGAAAGATCCACTTCATGACCCGGAGCCGGCTGGAACGCCTCTACCCGGAGCTGGACACCTTCATCCAGGTCCGGCGCGAATTCGATCCCCGCGGGATGTTCCTCAACGACCACACGCGGGCCCTGCTCGCCTGA
- the mscL gene encoding large conductance mechanosensitive channel protein MscL: protein MFKGFKDFILRGNVIELAIAVVIGSAFTALVAAFTNHIINPVIAAAGGMNAEGLGFRIWPDNPATFIDFGAVLTALVTFVITAAVVYFIFVAPMNKINSLVKERLSTEEPEEEPLPADTALLAEIRDLLKEAAGHRDADNISELDSDLDSDRTR, encoded by the coding sequence ATGTTCAAGGGTTTCAAGGACTTCATACTTCGCGGCAACGTGATCGAGCTGGCCATTGCCGTCGTCATCGGCAGTGCCTTCACCGCCCTCGTGGCGGCTTTCACCAACCACATCATCAACCCCGTCATTGCAGCGGCCGGCGGCATGAACGCAGAGGGACTGGGCTTCCGCATCTGGCCGGACAACCCCGCCACCTTCATCGACTTTGGCGCGGTGTTGACCGCTTTGGTGACCTTTGTCATCACTGCAGCCGTGGTTTACTTCATCTTCGTGGCGCCAATGAACAAGATTAACTCCCTGGTCAAAGAGCGCCTCTCCACCGAGGAACCGGAAGAAGAGCCGCTCCCGGCAGACACCGCCCTTCTGGCCGAAATCCGCGACCTCCTGAAGGAAGCTGCCGGCCACCGCGACGCAGACAACATCTCGGAGCTTGACTCCGACCTCGATTCCGACCGCACCCGCTAG
- a CDS encoding amino acid-binding protein: protein MKPNASTPVTADLLCDVCGQLPEPPKARLTLANIAVMLPIELLVHAAVVETHLPYVAKVLLLAVTATVLVIWVAEPSAAKVLRRWLHAPALRQRRTLNLAPSLWRARTVLLDQPGSLQKITQSLAKLDSNILSLHVHPMMATGAAVAAPSETVMDEFVLSAPGNVTEQELLKALLDGGGRESHVWPTTALAMADGQTKALSLATRIAGNPKELPHAVAELLSAKVVPVDPEHPAPHTSSAVGLSADILKIPTAWHGPLVFSRPGEPFTPAESARAHRLAELAEVLAYGPTVSAGS from the coding sequence ATGAAGCCCAACGCGAGCACTCCCGTCACCGCGGACCTCCTCTGTGATGTCTGCGGCCAGTTGCCCGAACCGCCCAAGGCCCGACTCACCCTGGCCAACATTGCGGTCATGCTTCCCATCGAGCTGCTGGTCCACGCAGCAGTCGTGGAAACCCATCTGCCCTACGTAGCGAAGGTCCTGCTCTTGGCGGTCACCGCCACCGTTCTGGTCATCTGGGTGGCCGAACCCTCAGCAGCGAAAGTACTCAGGCGATGGTTGCACGCTCCGGCCCTCCGCCAACGACGCACGTTGAATCTGGCACCGTCCTTGTGGCGTGCCCGGACGGTGCTGCTCGACCAGCCCGGGTCCCTGCAGAAAATCACCCAATCCCTCGCCAAGCTGGATAGCAACATCCTCAGCCTGCACGTCCATCCGATGATGGCAACGGGGGCCGCTGTCGCCGCTCCAAGCGAGACCGTCATGGACGAGTTCGTCCTCTCGGCCCCGGGCAATGTCACCGAACAGGAACTGCTGAAAGCACTGCTCGACGGCGGCGGGCGCGAGTCCCACGTTTGGCCCACCACAGCTCTGGCCATGGCTGACGGCCAAACCAAGGCCCTGAGCCTCGCCACCCGCATCGCCGGTAACCCCAAGGAACTCCCCCACGCGGTCGCCGAGCTCCTTTCCGCCAAAGTCGTCCCCGTTGATCCCGAGCACCCGGCACCCCACACGAGTTCCGCCGTCGGGCTGTCCGCTGACATCCTCAAGATCCCGACGGCCTGGCACGGGCCCTTGGTGTTCTCGCGCCCGGGTGAGCCTTTCACGCCGGCAGAATCGGCGCGGGCGCACAGGCTGGCTGAATTGGCAGAGGTCTTGGCATACGGTCCGACGGTTTCCGCGGGTTCTTAG
- a CDS encoding NAD(P)(+) transhydrogenase (Re/Si-specific) subunit beta → MTLLNPTWTALLYLAAAACFILALKGLNSPRTARRGNLIGAFGALLAVVTVFVSVKLDNIPWILGAIVVGSGVAAPVARRVQMTQMPQLVALFNGVGGGAAALVALLELSHTEEPWVRVAIVFTLLVGAVSFAGSGVTFAKLQGLMTTRPVTFPGLPVLMAVVLLAAVGAGVVVILNGSLVLALVLLVLGLVTGILLVLPVGGADVPIVISLLNAFTGLAVAASGLVLGNVLLVVAGTLVGASGTILTRAMAAAMGRSVAGIMFGAFKGGSTAGSTALSERPVRSSSAEDVAVLLGYAQRVIIVPGYGLAVAQGQHTAAELALALEARGIEVDFAIHPVAGRMPGHMNVLLAEANVPYESLKEMGDINSEFKTADVALVVGANDVVNPAAKTTSGSPIYGMPILEVADARQVVFLKRSMRPGFAGIENELLYEPQTTLLFGDAKDSLTKVLGAVKGL, encoded by the coding sequence ATGACGCTGCTCAATCCCACGTGGACGGCACTTCTGTACCTTGCGGCGGCGGCGTGCTTCATCCTCGCGCTGAAGGGCCTGAACTCACCACGGACCGCCCGGCGCGGCAACCTGATCGGAGCATTTGGCGCCCTGTTGGCAGTGGTGACGGTATTCGTATCCGTGAAACTGGACAATATTCCCTGGATTCTTGGTGCCATCGTGGTGGGCTCCGGTGTGGCTGCCCCCGTGGCCCGCAGGGTACAGATGACCCAGATGCCCCAGCTCGTGGCGCTCTTCAACGGTGTGGGCGGTGGCGCTGCGGCGCTCGTGGCATTGCTGGAACTCTCGCATACGGAAGAGCCCTGGGTTCGGGTGGCAATCGTCTTCACGCTGTTGGTGGGGGCGGTCTCCTTCGCGGGTTCCGGCGTCACCTTCGCCAAGCTCCAAGGGCTCATGACCACACGCCCGGTCACATTCCCGGGACTGCCGGTCCTGATGGCCGTCGTGTTGCTGGCAGCCGTGGGGGCCGGCGTCGTGGTGATCCTCAACGGATCCTTGGTGCTGGCGCTGGTCCTGTTGGTTTTGGGGCTTGTTACCGGAATCCTGTTGGTGCTCCCTGTGGGTGGCGCCGATGTACCCATAGTCATTTCGCTCCTGAACGCCTTCACTGGTCTGGCTGTGGCAGCCTCGGGGCTGGTGCTGGGCAATGTCCTGCTTGTGGTTGCAGGCACCCTGGTGGGGGCCTCCGGCACCATCCTTACCCGGGCCATGGCGGCTGCGATGGGGCGCAGCGTCGCAGGCATCATGTTCGGGGCGTTCAAGGGCGGATCAACGGCGGGATCGACCGCTCTGAGTGAGCGGCCGGTGCGGTCCTCCAGCGCCGAGGACGTGGCAGTCCTGCTCGGCTATGCGCAGCGGGTCATCATTGTGCCGGGGTACGGTCTGGCAGTAGCGCAAGGGCAGCACACAGCTGCCGAACTTGCCTTGGCCCTGGAAGCACGCGGTATTGAGGTGGATTTCGCCATCCATCCCGTGGCTGGAAGGATGCCGGGGCATATGAACGTGCTCCTGGCCGAAGCCAACGTTCCCTATGAGTCGCTTAAGGAAATGGGCGACATCAACTCCGAGTTTAAGACGGCCGACGTTGCCTTGGTGGTGGGCGCCAACGACGTCGTCAACCCCGCAGCGAAGACCACCTCGGGCTCGCCGATCTACGGAATGCCCATCCTGGAGGTTGCCGATGCCCGCCAGGTGGTGTTCCTCAAACGCTCCATGCGCCCCGGGTTTGCCGGGATTGAAAATGAACTCCTCTATGAGCCTCAAACCACCCTGCTGTTCGGCGACGCGAAGGATTCGCTGACCAAGGTCCTGGGTGCAGTGAAGGGACTCTAG
- a CDS encoding NAD(P) transhydrogenase subunit alpha yields MDGMSLLTITVLAVFVGFEVVSKVSSTLHTPLMSGANAIHGIILVGAIIVAGQAADPLVLAVALLAVVLATANLVGGFVVTDRMLEMFRGRQRPPSKVAPTDSGAAGAAIKGRRP; encoded by the coding sequence ATGGATGGCATGAGTTTGCTGACGATCACTGTGCTGGCCGTTTTTGTGGGCTTCGAGGTTGTTTCCAAGGTTTCCAGCACACTGCATACACCCCTCATGTCCGGCGCCAACGCCATCCACGGCATCATCCTGGTGGGGGCCATCATCGTTGCTGGACAGGCTGCAGACCCGTTGGTGCTGGCGGTCGCGCTCCTCGCGGTTGTCCTGGCTACGGCCAACCTCGTCGGCGGTTTTGTGGTGACCGATCGGATGCTCGAAATGTTCCGCGGAAGGCAACGGCCGCCGTCGAAAGTTGCTCCGACGGATTCTGGAGCCGCAGGGGCCGCAATTAAGGGGCGACGCCCATGA
- a CDS encoding Re/Si-specific NAD(P)(+) transhydrogenase subunit alpha, which translates to MKAGIAREALDGERRVAATPETVKQLAGLGLEVQIESGAGSASGHSDDDYRQAGASVVQSLDLGTLDVYCHVRPMEPSTVGALRRGSVTVGLGSPSSELPTVRALAAGGITSFALELVPRISRAQSMDALTSQALVAGYRCVLEAAMRLPRFFPLYMTAAGTIPPARVLVLGAGVAGLQAIGTAKRLGARVSGNDIRPASADEVASMGGTFIKLDLETAEASGGYARELSADRGALQRALLAPHVAQADVLITTAAVPGRRAPLLVSREMVQGMRPGSVVVDLAAESGGNVEGSIPGQDIHIPTADGQGVVTLVGIKDAASAMPADASRLYAKNVANLLALMTKDGVVAPDFADEVVAGACLTHDGEVRHAPTSEALTAPAGETAPSGSTHPGPEGVR; encoded by the coding sequence GTGAAAGCAGGCATAGCGCGCGAGGCGCTCGACGGCGAGCGACGTGTGGCCGCCACGCCTGAAACGGTCAAGCAATTGGCCGGGTTGGGCCTGGAAGTTCAGATCGAGTCCGGGGCCGGATCAGCCTCCGGTCATAGCGACGACGATTACCGGCAGGCCGGCGCCTCCGTGGTCCAATCCCTGGACCTCGGGACACTGGATGTCTACTGCCACGTGCGCCCCATGGAACCGTCGACGGTGGGAGCTCTTCGCCGGGGCTCTGTCACCGTCGGCTTGGGGTCGCCGTCCTCGGAGTTGCCTACCGTGAGGGCCCTCGCCGCCGGTGGGATCACATCCTTCGCCCTTGAGCTGGTTCCCCGTATTTCGCGTGCACAATCCATGGATGCGTTGACATCCCAGGCCTTGGTGGCGGGGTATCGGTGCGTCCTTGAAGCAGCCATGCGGCTGCCCCGGTTCTTCCCGCTGTACATGACGGCGGCGGGGACCATCCCACCGGCCCGCGTGTTGGTGTTGGGCGCCGGTGTGGCCGGTCTCCAGGCGATCGGAACAGCCAAGCGGCTCGGCGCCCGGGTTTCCGGCAACGACATCCGCCCGGCTTCGGCTGACGAAGTAGCGTCCATGGGCGGAACGTTCATCAAGCTTGACCTCGAAACCGCTGAGGCATCCGGTGGGTACGCACGTGAATTGAGCGCGGACCGCGGTGCCTTGCAACGGGCGCTCCTGGCACCTCACGTTGCCCAGGCAGACGTGTTGATCACAACGGCCGCCGTCCCCGGCCGGAGGGCGCCGCTGCTGGTGAGCCGCGAGATGGTGCAGGGCATGCGGCCAGGCTCCGTGGTAGTGGACCTGGCGGCCGAATCCGGCGGCAATGTTGAGGGAAGCATTCCCGGGCAGGACATCCACATACCCACCGCTGACGGTCAGGGAGTGGTGACACTGGTGGGCATCAAGGATGCCGCGTCAGCGATGCCCGCGGACGCCTCACGCCTTTACGCCAAAAACGTGGCCAACCTGCTGGCGCTCATGACCAAGGATGGCGTGGTTGCCCCGGACTTTGCCGACGAAGTAGTGGCCGGCGCCTGCCTCACCCACGATGGCGAGGTCCGGCATGCGCCCACATCGGAAGCACTCACCGCGCCCGCCGGCGAAACGGCACCCTCTGGAAGTACTCATCCCGGACCTGAAGGAGTGCGCTGA
- a CDS encoding NADPH-dependent FMN reductase, with protein sequence MDTFKIGYFVGSLASNSINRVLSKALISVAPPELEFHEIAIKDLPLYSSDYDADFPPAGRELKDSIAASDGILFVSPEYNRSIPGALKNAIDWGSRPWGTNSFARKPTGIIGASPGGIGTAVMQSSMRSVLSFLDAPQLNAPEAYIRFVADAYDDDGSVKDEGTAGLLRHYMEEYSAFVQRVLAANAPGHIGDQEPDSAKLTR encoded by the coding sequence ATGGACACCTTCAAAATCGGTTACTTCGTGGGAAGCCTTGCAAGCAATTCCATCAACAGGGTCCTTTCCAAGGCGCTGATCAGCGTCGCGCCTCCGGAGCTTGAGTTCCATGAGATCGCCATCAAGGACCTTCCTTTGTACAGTTCGGATTACGACGCCGATTTCCCCCCGGCCGGCAGGGAATTGAAGGACTCCATTGCGGCATCGGATGGGATCCTGTTCGTCTCCCCCGAATACAACCGCTCCATCCCGGGTGCGCTCAAGAACGCCATCGACTGGGGTTCGCGCCCGTGGGGCACCAATTCGTTCGCCAGGAAGCCCACCGGAATCATTGGCGCATCACCGGGCGGTATCGGAACCGCGGTGATGCAGTCGTCCATGCGGAGTGTATTGAGCTTCCTGGACGCGCCGCAGTTGAACGCGCCTGAGGCTTACATCCGCTTCGTCGCTGATGCGTACGACGACGACGGTTCGGTCAAGGACGAAGGAACCGCCGGCCTGTTGCGGCACTACATGGAGGAATACAGCGCCTTCGTGCAGCGCGTCCTTGCCGCCAACGCCCCGGGCCACATCGGCGACCAGGAACCGGACTCCGCCAAGCTCACCCGCTAG